The Carassius carassius chromosome 16, fCarCar2.1, whole genome shotgun sequence genome window below encodes:
- the stil gene encoding SCL-interrupting locus protein homolog: protein MNRVQVDFKEIPAHILEISVRAENLRSSDNVLTPLTFPKSQVSLWDPAPRGDVVSLDFSYYRNPRLLLVEKALRLAHRHARQTNKPQFFCFLLGTLAVDSDEEGVVITLDRFDPGREQTGLPGKTPTALLPGDILVPCVFEAQHAPGSTVHSREDLNISFKMLQHCCCSKEMLELSKLLTLRAHLSCSENMDRLTFDLSWAAVTLACMLDAVPVRAVPIIPTALVRNLSSPAGVTQNSKKRGFLTMDQTRKLLLILESDPKAYTLPLVGIWLSGVTHIQNPLVWAWCLRYLHSSSLQDKVMSEEGSFLVVLYSRSHRDPEFYQCKPCVGQQPMSFQLLTSTESFTLYKNVETSEGRPLQFELSAENQNQETVLFEEVLSQTVTTLAASSAAPKKKPSISDHDSGVEDEDLSPRPSPNPHPVSQQTRLVHPSVPELSMVLDGSFLDGSVANTQDSTPVSHSLSNVQRRSISPAHQGLSVLRPQKQGSIPGPPPIRRPLAPILSQPKIELHPNLGQQTPQPDVNRKSLPSMRRSRGGSSSSSSSSSSKNAASPNDSFHKQKQRYSQGFPTKPQPIYYGSPTSAHTSTRKSLAVPSQTPIHHPSHHRLFHSTPAANPCSCCTNQPTQVPFYQNNTWQGTPAYPTAAHNPCGFHCTPESVPPGDHCLSPSQQSLGCRISPTKSPICHPTVRGHYSPSPSPCVPTVNPHKGSAEHVPHCQAQCCQVQSSQVACLDTPMGLLPADAYRMLIDQERQLKLLQLQIQKLLEFQSKTTPVSSAERDTQQERDNQTPTSPPKPTSVSVAVGTGASLFWNTPRESSKHEAQSLDWQTEMEPKSGFPNYSVVTSRPGSENACHYTEDQSTGSPLNPTSPKPNMSSGFAAHLFQSPVLGESASTYYNSPSQSNDLPENTEMDNPRFYKELLGQVQSRLQDTANVDEKVEEDQQSVPNRQSLSPVGHQSNKSPTSSIPQTQQKTKHRFSPPDQDRVLSATLRQLQQFGVNIDLDSEQGKTTGATVESASTLACINPEAVIPRLALSEPVGTSIWGPSGSVDLSLEANAIALKYLTDLQLSRLSLGGQSSSQHRDPSAVLLRRPAEEKSSVGLSILSPTNMSLATCKYLKKYGLTEGENSSEEEQEDAVLLDSALGCSVQNETSKNVSVRQHRQDQSTAVLKNISNKPVANLHISPIDSQEQLIQNLRPKMQLLRCSRVNPEKENDPKKGLTQRRTSLTENQRTQKVTEPEGSVGNFLDLSRLRQLPKLF, encoded by the exons ATGAATCGTGTTCAAGTGGATTTTAAAGAGATACCAGCCCACATCTTAGAGATCAGTGTTCGAGCAGAAAACCTCAG GTCATCGGACAATGTCCTTACTCCACTGACATTCCCAAAATCTCAAGTCTCTCTGTGGGATCCAGCTCCCAGAGGTGATGTGGTCAGTCTGGATTTCTCCTATTACAG GAATCCGAGACTGTTACTTGTAGAAAAAGCATTACGTTTAGCTCACCGGCACGCTAGACAGACCAACAAGCCTCAGTTTTTCTGTTTCCTGCTTGGGACACTGGCAGTAGACAGCG ATGAGGAAGGTGTGGTGATAACCCTGGATCGTTTTGATCCGGGCAGAGAGCAGACGGGATTACCTGGGAAAACACCCACTGCCCTGCTCCCCGGAGACATCCTTGTGCCATGTGTATTTGAAGCCCAGCATGCCCCTGGCAGCACGGTGCACTCCAGGGAGGATTTGAACATCTCCTTTAAG ATGCTTCAACATTGCTGCTGCAGTAAAGAGATGCTGGAGTTGTCTAAACTTCTCACCTTGCGAGCTCATCTCAGCTGCTCCGAGAACATGGACAGACTCACCTTTGACCTTTCTTGGGCGGCTGTCACTTTGGCCTGCATGCTAGATGCCGTCCCTGTCCGGGCTGTGCCCATCATCCCAACTGCACTGGTCAGGAACCTCAGCAGCCCTGCGGGTGTCACCCAAAACAGCAAGAAACGAGG GTTTCTTACCATGGATCAGACCAGGAAACTTCTCCTCATACTTGAATCTGATCCCAAGGCTTACACTCTCCCGCTAGTAGGAAT ATGGTTGAGTGGTGTCACACACATCCAGAATCCCCTTGTGTGGGCGTGGTGTCTGAGGTACCTGCACAGCTCCTCCCTCCAAGACAA AGTGATGTCGGAGGAAGGCAGTTTCCTGGTGGTTCTGTATTCCCGGTCTCACCGGGATCCTGAGTTCTACCAGTGTAAGCCATGTGTCGGACAACAACCAATGAGCTTTCAGCTGCTCACCAGCACAGAGTCATTCACGCTTTACAAG AATGTAGAGACTTCAGAAGGACGGCCTTTACAATTTGAGCTCAGTGCTGAGAACCAAAATCAGGAAACTGTGCTGTTTGAGGAAGTTCTCTCCCAGACTGT GACAACACTTGCAGCATCTTCAGCTGCTCCAAAAAAGAAACCGTCTATCAGTGATCATGACTCGGGTGTAGAAGATGAAGACCTCTCTCCTCGGCCATCTCCAAACCCTCATCCTGTCAGTCAGCAG ACGCGACTAGTTCATCCTTCAGTACCAGAACTCTCTATGGTATTAGATGGCAGCTTTTTGGATGGGAGTGTGGCCAATACACAAGACTCGACTCCTGTCTCTCATAGCCTTTCAAATGTCCAGCGAAGAAGCATAAGCCCTGCACACCAGGGCCTCTCGGTGTTGAGACCTCAAAAACAAGGTAGCATCCCTGGACCTCCTCCAATCCGAAGACCACTAGCTCCCATCCTATCTCAGCCGAAAATCGAACTGCATCCTAATCTGGGACAACAGACACCACAACCCGATGTGAATCGGAAATCACTGCCCTCAATGCGAAGATCAAGAGGAGGCTCGTCATCGTCTTCATCATCTTCCTCATCAAAGAATGCTGCTTCACCCAATGACTCTTTTCATAAGCAAAAGCAGCGTTATTCCCAAGGTTTCCCAACCAAACCCCAGCCAATTTATTACGGATCCCCAACATCAGCTCACACCAGTACCAGAAAGAGTTTAGCAGTGCCTAGCCAGACCCCTATTCATCATCCGTCCCACCACAGGCTCTTCCATAGCACCCCAGCGGCCAACCCTTGCAGCTGCTGCACCAACCAGCCCACCCAAGTCCCCTTTTATCAAAACAACACCTGGCAAGGGACACCAGCATATCCCACTGCGGCGCACAATCCTTGTGGTTTTCATTGCACCCCTGAGAGTGTCCCACCTGGGGATCACTGCCTCTCGCCATCTCAGCAGTCTTTGGGTTGTCGCATATCTCCGACTAAAAGTCCTATTTGCCACCCCACTGTTAGAGGTCACTACTCTCCATCGCCAAGTCCATGTGTTCCCACAGTCAACCCCCACAAAGGTTCTGCTGAGCATGTCCCGCACTGTCAAGCCCAGTGCTGCCAAGTCCAGTCTAGCCAGGTAGCATGTTTGGACACACCCATGGGTCTTCTTCCTGCCGATGCCTACAGGATGCTTATAGATCAAGAGCGTCAGCTGAAGCTACTTCAACTCCAG ATTCAGAAACTTCTCGAGTTTCAAAGCAAAACAACCCCGGTATCATCTGCAGAACGTGATACTCAGCAGGAAAGAGACAATCAGACGCCCACATCTCCACCGAAACCAACAAGTGTCAGTGTTGCTGTAGGAACAG ggGCCAGCTTGTTTTGGAACACTCCTCGGGAGTCCTCCAAACATGAGGCCCAAAGTCTGGATTGGCAAACTGAGATGGAGCCAAAGTCTGGATTTCCAAATTACAGTGTAGTCACTTCCAGACCTGGGTCCGAAAATGCATGTCATTACACTGAAGATCAGAGTACAGGATCCCCTCTAAATCCAACATCTCCAAAACCCAA CATGTCATCTGGTTTCGCCGCCCATTTGTTTCAGAGTCCAGTGTTAGGAGAGAGTGCTAGCACGTATTATAACTCTCCATCACAGAGTAACGATCTGCCTGAAAACACAGAAATGGACAACCCAAGATTTTACAAAGAACTACTG GGTCAGGTGCAAAGTCGTCTGCAAGACACTGCAAATGTGGATGAAAAGGTAGAGGAAGACCAACAGAGTGTCCCAAACAGACAAAGTCTGTCCCCTGTAGGCCATCAATCAAATAAATCACCAACATCTTCCATACCCCAAACTCAACAAAAAACGAAGCACAGATTCAGTCCACCAGATCAGGACCGTGTCTTAAGTGCAACATTAAGACAGCTGCAACAGTTTGGGGTGAACATAGACTTAGACTCTGAGCAGGGAAAGACGACAGGTGCAACTGTGGAAAGTGCCAG TACTCTTGCCTGCATTAACCCGGAAGCAGTGATTCCAAGACTTGCTCTTTCTGAACCAGTGGGGACCAGCATTTGGGGACCAAGCGGCAGTGTAGACCTTAGTCTCGAGGCCAATGCCATTGCACTTAAGTACTTAACTGATTTGCAACTGTCAAGACTCTCGTTGGGTGGTCAATCCTCCAGCCAACATCGAGACCCCAGCGCGGTTCTCCTGAGAAGACCTGCTGAAGAAAAGAGCAGCGTTGGACTCAGTATACTTTCCCCCACCAATATGTCTCTAGCTACCTGTAAGTACTTGAAGAAATACGGATTGACTGAAGGAGAAAACAGCAGTGAGGAAGAGCAAGAGGATGCCGTCCTGCTAGACTCAGCTCTCGGTTGTTCAGTGCAGAACGAAACGTCCAAAAATGTGAGCGTTAGGCAACACCGGCAAGACCAAAGCACTGCCGTTCTCAAAAACATATCAAACAAGCCAGTTGCCAATCTCCACATATCTCCTATTGACTCTCAAGAGCAGTTAATCCAAAACTTGCGGCCCAAAATGCAGCTGCTTCGGTGTAGCAGGGTAAACCCAGAGAAGGAGAATGATCCAAAGAAAGGTCTGACTCAACGTAGGACCTCGCTAACTGAAAACCAGAGGACGCAGAAAGTAACTGAGCCTGAGGGGTCGGTGGGAAATTTCCTAGATCTGAGTAGGTTACGCCAGCTCCCCAAGCTCTTCTAA